Proteins encoded together in one Oscillospiraceae bacterium window:
- a CDS encoding SPFH domain-containing protein, giving the protein MATTIILASIGVVVLILILTGLFTVQQQTVAIIERFGKFKRAVNAGLHLRFPLGIDRVVYRVQLRVQQNHIIIETKTRDNVFVHMNVAVHYQVDPGKVKEAYYSLVDPVRQLTSYVEDAIRSSLPKYTLDESFEREDDIAGDVHKQLSEEMAKFGYIIIRTLITAIEPAAGVKDAMNAINAAQRQKMAAQELANADKIRVVTAAEAEADRNRLHGEGIANQRKAIIDGLNSSFGELKSTGLSEKDVMSILLTEQYLDMMGSFAREGTHTILLPSNAMGAEDIRTQLLSAFAANQEKVTKSRAKAAADK; this is encoded by the coding sequence ATGGCAACGACAATTATTTTGGCGAGCATCGGCGTAGTGGTGCTTATTCTTATCTTAACGGGACTGTTTACTGTGCAGCAGCAAACGGTCGCCATCATTGAACGGTTTGGCAAATTTAAACGGGCTGTCAATGCGGGGTTGCATTTGCGTTTTCCGCTGGGCATTGACCGCGTGGTCTATCGCGTGCAACTGCGTGTACAGCAAAACCACATTATTATTGAAACAAAAACGCGTGACAATGTGTTTGTGCATATGAACGTTGCCGTGCATTATCAAGTTGACCCGGGGAAAGTCAAAGAGGCATATTATTCGCTGGTTGATCCGGTGCGGCAGTTGACATCCTATGTTGAGGATGCCATTCGCTCATCGTTGCCGAAATATACGCTCGATGAGTCGTTTGAGCGCGAGGATGATATTGCCGGTGATGTGCATAAACAGCTCAGTGAAGAGATGGCGAAGTTTGGCTACATCATTATCCGCACATTGATTACGGCGATTGAACCGGCGGCCGGCGTTAAAGACGCTATGAACGCCATTAATGCGGCACAGCGCCAAAAAATGGCGGCGCAGGAGCTGGCAAACGCCGATAAAATTCGTGTCGTCACTGCCGCTGAGGCTGAGGCTGACCGTAACCGTTTGCACGGCGAGGGCATTGCCAATCAACGCAAGGCCATCATTGACGGGTTGAACAGTTCGTTCGGCGAGTTGAAGTCGACGGGGCTGAGCGAAAAAGATGTTATGAGCATTCTGTTGACCGAGCAGTATCTTGATATGATGGGTTCGTTTGCCCGTGAGGGAACGCATACGATTTTGCTGCCAAGCAACGCAATGGGCGCGGAGGATATTCGCACACAGCTTTTGAGCGCTTTTGCCGCCAATCAGGAGAAAGTGACAAAATCTAGGGCTAAGGCGGCGGCTGATAAGTAA
- the tsaB gene encoding tRNA (adenosine(37)-N6)-threonylcarbamoyltransferase complex dimerization subunit type 1 TsaB: protein MILGLDSSSKTGAAALMCDGEMIARAFCDKGLTHSQTFLPMIAEMLDSVNVKPTALTGVAVTVGPGSFTGLRIGLATAQALAWPDLPCVGVSSLYAAAQGVVASNGLICACMDARRGQVYNALFRAENGVLIRLCDDRALPMEELFAEGLDNPMFIGDAATMCAAAYDKPHRAVDMPYIQGEAVCQAAWPYFQRGETVLCHALTPNYLRMSQAEREAM, encoded by the coding sequence ATGATATTAGGTTTGGATAGTTCATCGAAAACGGGTGCGGCGGCACTTATGTGTGACGGCGAAATGATTGCGCGAGCATTTTGTGACAAGGGATTGACGCATAGTCAGACATTTTTGCCGATGATTGCTGAAATGCTTGATAGCGTTAATGTAAAGCCAACGGCATTGACAGGTGTTGCCGTGACGGTTGGACCCGGCTCGTTTACCGGTTTGCGCATTGGCCTGGCGACAGCACAGGCGTTGGCTTGGCCGGATTTGCCGTGCGTGGGCGTGTCGTCGCTGTATGCGGCGGCGCAGGGTGTTGTTGCCAGCAACGGTCTAATTTGCGCTTGCATGGACGCGCGGCGAGGGCAGGTGTACAATGCGTTATTCCGCGCTGAAAACGGCGTGTTGATACGGCTTTGCGATGATCGTGCTTTGCCGATGGAGGAATTGTTTGCCGAGGGGCTGGACAACCCCATGTTCATCGGTGACGCGGCGACAATGTGCGCAGCGGCGTATGACAAGCCGCACCGTGCAGTTGATATGCCGTACATACAAGGAGAGGCTGTTTGTCAAGCGGCATGGCCGTATTTTCAGCGTGGCGAAACGGTGTTGTGTCACGCGTTGACGCCGAATTATTTAAGGATGTCGCAGGCCGAGCGGGAGGCGATGTAG
- the tsaE gene encoding tRNA (adenosine(37)-N6)-threonylcarbamoyltransferase complex ATPase subunit type 1 TsaE, which yields MRTTTHSEVQTEVFAQQFAKRLKCGDIVALLGGIGAGKTAFTRGLCVGLGYGGRVTSPTFNLLHEYCGDVCVRHYDLYRINGAEDLEELGFWDGIDDCITVIEWSERVLDVLSSDCWRVEIMRIGDEERQIEIIGHEENYTL from the coding sequence ATGCGAACAACGACTCACAGCGAAGTCCAGACCGAAGTCTTTGCCCAACAATTTGCCAAACGCCTGAAATGCGGCGATATTGTGGCACTGTTGGGTGGCATCGGCGCGGGCAAAACGGCGTTTACACGCGGGCTTTGTGTTGGTTTGGGCTATGGCGGACGCGTGACCAGTCCGACGTTTAATTTGTTGCATGAGTATTGCGGCGATGTGTGTGTAAGGCATTATGATTTATATCGCATCAACGGCGCGGAGGACTTGGAAGAGTTGGGGTTTTGGGATGGGATTGACGATTGCATTACTGTGATTGAGTGGAGCGAGCGGGTGTTGGATGTGCTGTCAAGCGACTGTTGGCGTGTGGAAATTATGAGAATCGGCGATGAAGAACGGCAGATTGAAATCATAGGGCACGAGGAGAATTATACATTATGA
- the ispD gene encoding 2-C-methyl-D-erythritol 4-phosphate cytidylyltransferase, with amino-acid sequence MPLRKAKKKSAVQRIKCTAVVPAAGASSRFGETAAGTSKLMAEFFGKPVLVYALQALQDSQAIDDVVVAAQREMIPVIYELCKQFALTKVTKIVCGGENRLQSVRAALQEIDDDVQLVAVHDGARPLVRMADIDAVVSQAATYGAAILAVPLKDTVKEVQGGLVKHTIQRAKYHAVQTPQVFDLLVLREALTRAARLGEDITDDSMAVERLGVPVHVVSGSYDNIKITTPEDLAVAAALWEEINV; translated from the coding sequence ATGCCGTTACGTAAAGCAAAAAAAAAGTCTGCCGTTCAACGCATTAAATGCACTGCTGTTGTGCCGGCTGCCGGCGCGTCTTCACGGTTTGGGGAGACCGCTGCCGGGACATCAAAGCTGATGGCCGAGTTTTTCGGAAAACCGGTACTTGTCTATGCATTGCAAGCTTTGCAGGACAGTCAAGCGATCGATGATGTTGTTGTCGCGGCACAGCGCGAGATGATACCGGTTATTTATGAATTGTGCAAGCAATTTGCGCTGACAAAAGTTACGAAAATTGTGTGCGGCGGTGAGAACCGTTTGCAGTCGGTGCGCGCGGCGTTGCAGGAGATTGACGATGATGTACAGTTGGTGGCCGTGCATGACGGTGCGCGACCGCTGGTACGGATGGCGGATATTGACGCTGTTGTGTCACAAGCGGCGACGTATGGTGCGGCTATTTTGGCTGTGCCGTTGAAAGATACAGTCAAAGAAGTACAGGGCGGCTTGGTTAAGCACACCATTCAACGTGCTAAATATCACGCTGTGCAGACGCCGCAGGTGTTTGATTTGCTTGTGCTGCGTGAGGCGCTGACACGGGCGGCGCGGTTGGGCGAAGATATCACAGACGATAGCATGGCGGTTGAGCGGTTGGGTGTGCCTGTGCATGTTGTGTCGGGCAGTTATGATAATATTAAAATCACCACGCCGGAGGATTTGGCTGTTGCGGCGGCGTTATGGGAGGAAATAAATGTTTAG
- the ispF gene encoding 2-C-methyl-D-erythritol 2,4-cyclodiphosphate synthase, producing the protein MFRVGQGFDAHRLVEGHKLILGGVAVPHDKGLLGHSDADVLVHAICDALLGALALGDIGKHFPPTDPQYKDCDSMVLLRAVGELLAGKGYAISNVDSTIVAQVPKLAPYMGTMRVNIAAVLGLSPDVISVKATTEESMGYTGRSEGISAMAVCLIAEG; encoded by the coding sequence ATGTTTAGAGTGGGACAGGGCTTTGACGCCCATCGTCTTGTCGAGGGACATAAGCTTATCCTTGGTGGGGTGGCCGTGCCGCACGACAAAGGGTTGTTGGGGCATTCCGATGCCGATGTGTTGGTTCACGCCATTTGCGACGCGCTGCTCGGCGCATTAGCGTTGGGTGATATTGGCAAGCACTTTCCACCGACTGACCCGCAGTATAAAGATTGTGACAGTATGGTATTGCTGCGTGCCGTGGGTGAATTGCTGGCGGGAAAAGGGTATGCAATCTCCAATGTTGACAGCACCATTGTTGCGCAAGTGCCCAAGTTGGCACCGTATATGGGAACAATGCGTGTGAATATCGCTGCTGTGCTAGGCCTTTCGCCCGATGTCATCAGCGTTAAAGCAACGACTGAAGAAAGCATGGGGTATACGGGGCGCAGTGAGGGGATTAGTGCGATGGCGGTTTGCTTAATCGCGGAAGGATAA
- a CDS encoding AAA family ATPase, whose amino-acid sequence MPKQKLIIISGSPCVGKTTVAEQLFESLENCAHLDGDWVWRINPFSIADPRLRNGDKNMSFVLSTYLNSDFEYVIFSSVVAMYKHIREPILRDITAKNFMTIGFTLTCSEETLTVRHKNRGDDGEVDFRWLREAPYPNDYVIHTDGKMAAQIVAEIKGIIG is encoded by the coding sequence ATGCCTAAGCAAAAGCTAATTATAATCAGTGGCTCGCCTTGTGTTGGCAAGACCACGGTGGCGGAGCAGCTATTCGAATCACTTGAAAATTGCGCCCACCTGGATGGCGACTGGGTATGGCGCATCAATCCGTTTTCAATCGCTGATCCAAGGCTGCGCAACGGCGATAAAAATATGTCCTTTGTGTTGTCCACGTACTTAAATTCGGATTTTGAGTATGTGATTTTTTCTTCGGTGGTGGCAATGTATAAGCATATTCGCGAGCCGATATTGCGGGATATTACAGCAAAGAATTTTATGACCATTGGCTTTACGCTGACTTGCTCGGAAGAAACGCTGACAGTGCGACATAAGAATCGTGGCGATGATGGCGAGGTGGATTTTCGATGGCTGCGAGAAGCACCGTATCCGAATGATTATGTCATCCACACTGATGGCAAAATGGCAGCACAAATTGTTGCCGAAATAAAAGGGATAATTGGGTAG
- a CDS encoding ABC transporter permease, whose protein sequence is MNHLKSLVIRDIKIFYRTKGNIFFSLLAVIILIALHFAIFRNVYTDNWTHITTEELGMTVPRENLQWLADSLMFAAIIPIGAITLSLSTLALMVSDREKNVLSDFLVSPMKRNGLLSSYLLSSFLLGFTALLGFVAFFQVYFMAMYGVSFTLAQFGLISLVTIGSLIFGNVFMLLIISFLKSETTLNAIGTIVGTFSGFVSGAYVPLGMFGQVVGDFFSAMPFAQLTVLSRQAFLHTLSDVTPLTHQDISGEVARGFGIELWLGDNHIPLWGVALMATGFTLLLLICLIVRFSRMKKAD, encoded by the coding sequence ATGAACCATTTGAAAAGCCTCGTGATCCGCGACATAAAAATCTTCTACCGCACAAAAGGCAATATTTTCTTCTCACTGCTGGCTGTCATCATTTTGATTGCCTTACACTTCGCCATCTTCCGCAACGTCTATACCGACAACTGGACACACATCACCACCGAAGAGTTAGGCATGACCGTGCCGCGTGAAAACCTGCAATGGCTCGCCGACAGCCTGATGTTTGCCGCCATTATTCCCATCGGTGCCATTACACTATCCCTGTCAACACTGGCATTGATGGTATCCGACCGCGAAAAAAACGTACTGTCTGATTTCTTGGTGTCGCCCATGAAGCGCAACGGATTGCTCTCATCTTACTTGCTCTCCTCGTTTTTGCTCGGCTTCACGGCGCTGCTCGGTTTTGTCGCCTTTTTCCAAGTCTATTTCATGGCAATGTATGGCGTGAGCTTTACGCTGGCACAATTTGGGCTCATTTCCCTCGTCACAATCGGCTCTTTGATTTTCGGCAATGTCTTTATGCTATTAATCATCTCTTTTTTGAAATCGGAAACAACACTAAATGCAATCGGTACAATTGTCGGCACATTCAGCGGCTTTGTCAGCGGCGCGTATGTGCCGTTAGGGATGTTTGGTCAAGTCGTAGGCGACTTTTTCAGTGCAATGCCATTCGCACAGCTGACCGTCCTATCACGCCAAGCATTCCTGCACACCTTGTCGGACGTAACACCACTAACCCACCAAGACATCAGCGGCGAAGTGGCGCGCGGCTTTGGTATCGAACTTTGGTTGGGCGACAATCACATTCCGCTATGGGGTGTAGCGCTGATGGCAACCGGCTTTACTCTGTTGCTGTTGATATGCTTGATTGTGCGGTTTAGTCGGATGAAGAAAGCCGACTAA
- a CDS encoding MerR family transcriptional regulator: MSNLIKIKDVSNKYDITARTLRYYEDMGLIESNRADDYAYRLYDDNAVRRIEQILILRKLNISIKDIQRIFAAPDSGAVLEVLDKKVQNIDDEVALLHELKDIVLDFIREIEQVNFTDNSDVKQLYDKAKEIETQLVSVDYIGKPSNSTVSRLAEITDKLDKKIPDVMIVRVPKFRAISGDIGELMGWAWSEGRLDTLFKDIIFDCADFMVRYSDKFEYTMAVRDNITDADVEPYKIHDFEGGLYAVAVSINEDHESIGKVEDKICERLNNTTNFVYDDSRGVLGTMPYLNESEDDEIKRGLGYFQLYRFVPIKLKDGV, from the coding sequence ATGAGCAACCTAATCAAAATCAAAGACGTGTCTAACAAGTACGACATAACTGCACGTACTCTGCGGTATTACGAGGACATGGGACTAATCGAAAGCAACCGAGCCGACGATTACGCCTACCGCTTGTATGACGACAATGCCGTGCGGCGAATTGAACAAATTCTTATCCTACGCAAACTTAACATCAGCATCAAAGATATACAACGCATTTTCGCTGCTCCCGACTCCGGCGCGGTGCTGGAAGTGTTGGATAAGAAAGTGCAAAACATAGACGATGAAGTTGCGTTGTTGCATGAACTGAAAGACATTGTGCTAGACTTTATCCGTGAAATTGAGCAAGTAAATTTTACCGACAATTCCGATGTAAAGCAGCTCTACGACAAGGCAAAAGAGATTGAAACACAGTTAGTCAGCGTGGATTATATCGGCAAGCCGTCTAATTCTACGGTGAGCCGCTTGGCGGAAATTACGGATAAACTCGACAAGAAAATCCCCGATGTTATGATTGTTAGAGTGCCGAAATTTAGGGCAATAAGCGGCGATATTGGCGAACTCATGGGCTGGGCTTGGAGTGAGGGGCGGCTTGATACTCTTTTTAAGGATATTATTTTTGATTGTGCGGATTTCATGGTGAGGTACAGTGACAAGTTTGAGTACACGATGGCAGTAAGGGACAATATCACCGATGCCGATGTCGAACCGTATAAAATACACGATTTTGAAGGTGGACTATATGCCGTTGCTGTCAGCATTAACGAAGACCACGAGAGCATAGGCAAAGTTGAGGACAAAATTTGCGAACGACTTAACAATACTACAAACTTCGTTTATGATGATAGCCGAGGTGTGTTGGGTACGATGCCGTACCTTAACGAGTCGGAGGACGATGAAATAAAACGCGGACTCGGCTATTTCCAACTCTATCGGTTCGTGCCGATAAAATTAAAGGACGGCGTGTAA
- a CDS encoding FtsW/RodA/SpoVE family cell cycle protein, translated as MKTVLTNFFRRADILLLALSLIAALYGLLLIISAARSFAAARQMITIQATAIALGLILYIAITCIKPATYSKLWFLLAIFNVLFIALLFIWGQDNGSGNRNWLVFPFLPFNIQPAEVVKVTFILLLAAHFTALDKRLNHTLSVLSLGLHVGFMCGLILFASDDMGMAVVYVFIFLVMALCSGLHLLWILGAAGIGVAALPVLWHFVFQSHQKERILLILDPERDPLGFGWQTAQSQIALRNGGITGMGLFNGAQTQSQRLPFGHTDFIFSVAGEELGIIGTGVILLLLLAITWRCLSMSLRAHDMNERLICAGIGAMIMFQLFINVGMCLGIAPVIGLTLPFFSYGGSSVVTMFLAVGIISAVKRNAFQQL; from the coding sequence ATGAAAACTGTCCTCACAAACTTCTTTCGCCGTGCCGACATACTGCTGCTCGCACTCAGCCTCATCGCCGCGCTCTACGGCTTACTGCTCATCATATCGGCCGCACGCTCATTCGCCGCCGCACGCCAAATGATAACCATTCAAGCCACTGCCATCGCGCTGGGGCTGATCCTCTATATCGCCATCACCTGCATCAAACCCGCGACATACAGCAAACTCTGGTTCTTGCTGGCAATTTTCAATGTGCTGTTCATCGCGTTGCTCTTTATCTGGGGGCAAGACAACGGCAGCGGAAATCGAAACTGGCTGGTGTTTCCATTTTTGCCCTTTAACATCCAACCCGCCGAAGTTGTCAAAGTTACATTTATTTTACTGCTCGCCGCACATTTCACGGCGTTGGACAAGCGCCTCAACCACACGCTTAGCGTACTGTCACTGGGGCTGCATGTCGGCTTTATGTGCGGACTGATTTTGTTCGCATCAGATGACATGGGCATGGCGGTGGTGTATGTCTTTATCTTTCTCGTTATGGCGCTGTGTTCAGGTCTGCACTTGCTGTGGATACTCGGTGCCGCCGGTATAGGCGTTGCGGCATTGCCGGTGCTGTGGCATTTTGTCTTCCAATCCCACCAAAAGGAGCGCATTCTTCTCATTCTTGACCCCGAACGCGACCCGCTGGGCTTCGGCTGGCAAACCGCGCAATCGCAAATTGCGCTGCGCAACGGCGGCATAACAGGCATGGGACTCTTCAACGGCGCGCAAACGCAAAGCCAACGTCTGCCATTCGGACACACCGATTTTATTTTCAGCGTTGCTGGTGAGGAATTGGGCATCATCGGCACAGGTGTAATTCTCTTGCTGCTGCTGGCCATCACATGGCGATGCTTGTCTATGTCTCTCCGTGCGCACGACATGAACGAGCGGCTCATCTGCGCCGGCATCGGCGCCATGATAATGTTCCAGCTCTTTATCAATGTTGGTATGTGCCTTGGCATCGCACCGGTAATTGGCTTGACATTACCATTTTTCAGCTACGGCGGCAGCTCTGTTGTCACGATGTTTTTGGCAGTAGGGATTATTTCGGCAGTAAAGCGCAATGCATTTCAGCAACTATAA
- a CDS encoding class I SAM-dependent methyltransferase produces the protein MDLNMKTESERQWALQMFNENAENYDKYEPNYPEALVETIINKANLTSGSKLLEIGSGNGRATAQFANFGFEIVCIEPGIDMIEKAKAKLKDKNIKFIHSRFEDYAAPSEYFDAVISAQAFHWVSQPLGYEICSKTLKKSGYLAPFWYIELFGDSDLDRELWAIIEKYNAYVSCMREADYANRMEAVASKIVSSGLFSKPKIIHSCLDKNYMADDYFNYLDSHGVFDKQPDEVKQACCEELLKLSDKYNGIKRHYTCELYLTQKI, from the coding sequence ATGGATTTGAACATGAAAACAGAAAGTGAACGGCAGTGGGCACTTCAAATGTTTAATGAAAATGCGGAAAATTACGATAAATACGAACCAAATTACCCGGAGGCGCTAGTCGAAACAATTATAAATAAAGCCAACTTAACTTCCGGTTCAAAACTGCTTGAAATAGGTTCGGGGAACGGTAGAGCCACTGCACAATTTGCGAACTTTGGGTTCGAGATAGTATGTATTGAACCCGGTATTGACATGATTGAGAAAGCAAAAGCCAAATTAAAAGATAAAAATATAAAGTTTATTCATTCGCGGTTTGAGGACTATGCTGCGCCGTCAGAATATTTTGACGCGGTTATTTCAGCGCAGGCATTCCATTGGGTTTCTCAGCCGCTTGGCTATGAAATATGCTCAAAAACACTAAAAAAAAGCGGATATCTAGCCCCATTTTGGTATATAGAGCTTTTCGGCGATTCTGATTTAGACAGAGAGCTTTGGGCTATTATAGAGAAATATAACGCATATGTGTCCTGTATGCGGGAAGCGGATTATGCTAACCGAATGGAAGCTGTTGCTTCAAAGATTGTTTCGAGCGGCTTGTTTTCAAAACCTAAAATCATTCATTCGTGCCTAGATAAAAATTACATGGCAGATGACTATTTTAATTATTTGGACTCTCATGGCGTTTTCGATAAACAGCCTGATGAAGTAAAACAAGCGTGTTGCGAAGAATTGCTAAAATTATCTGATAAATATAACGGTATAAAGCGGCACTATACTTGTGAGCTGTATTTAACGCAAAAAATATAA
- a CDS encoding ABC transporter ATP-binding protein, whose amino-acid sequence MSILSIQNLIKRYATAATNAVDGISFNVNAGELFCLLGVNGAGKSTTINIICTLVQKTSGNVMLDGIALGQDDNAIRQKIGVVFQGNVLDNVLTAEENVISRAALYGLSASNAKKRLTALAERLSMTSFLKQPYGKLSGGQRRKCDIARALIASPSILFLDEPTTGLDPQSRIELWETIEDIRKESRMTVFLTTHYMEETEHADRVAIMDNGKILCIDTPQRLKTQYSTDILRLVVKGGANAALEQHLQNYDLIADTYIVKLKNGIEAIDLLSKVKPYLDSFEMEKGSMDSVFLNVVGRKAE is encoded by the coding sequence GTGAGCATATTATCCATCCAAAACTTAATCAAACGTTACGCCACAGCAGCCACAAATGCCGTCGACGGCATCAGTTTCAACGTCAATGCCGGCGAGCTGTTCTGCCTATTGGGCGTCAACGGCGCAGGCAAAAGCACCACCATCAATATCATTTGTACGCTGGTGCAAAAGACCTCCGGCAATGTCATGCTCGACGGCATAGCTCTCGGCCAAGACGATAATGCCATCCGACAAAAAATCGGCGTTGTCTTTCAAGGCAATGTGCTGGACAACGTGCTGACAGCTGAAGAAAACGTCATCAGCCGCGCCGCCTTGTACGGTCTCAGCGCATCAAATGCTAAGAAGCGTTTGACTGCGCTCGCCGAACGACTGTCTATGACAAGTTTCCTCAAGCAGCCATACGGCAAGCTATCCGGCGGCCAGCGACGCAAGTGCGATATCGCACGCGCTTTAATAGCCTCTCCCAGCATTTTGTTCCTTGATGAGCCGACCACCGGCCTTGACCCCCAAAGCCGCATTGAACTATGGGAGACCATCGAAGACATCCGCAAAGAATCGCGCATGACAGTGTTCCTTACCACCCACTACATGGAGGAAACCGAACACGCCGACCGCGTCGCCATTATGGACAACGGCAAAATTCTCTGCATCGACACACCGCAACGACTGAAAACGCAGTATTCAACAGATATTTTGCGCCTTGTCGTCAAAGGCGGCGCCAACGCCGCGTTGGAACAACATTTGCAGAATTACGATCTCATTGCCGACACTTACATCGTAAAACTGAAAAACGGCATAGAAGCCATCGACCTACTATCCAAAGTAAAGCCCTATCTGGACAGCTTTGAAATGGAAAAAGGCAGCATGGACAGCGTATTCTTAAACGTAGTGGGGAGGAAGGCAGAATGA
- a CDS encoding pyridoxamine 5'-phosphate oxidase family protein: protein MKQNAIAKAAEVIVANSARGKTGFGICTLSLIDEEGFPTASIMMPSRSEDINWITFGTMLDENRAKRAAKCNRASVCFGTAEHCINLVGEIEIITAADVKREMWYDGLSHHFTGSDDPNYCVLKFTTKRYKLFIDGEDIAGTV from the coding sequence ATGAAACAAAATGCGATCGCTAAAGCTGCCGAAGTCATTGTGGCAAACTCTGCGCGCGGCAAAACAGGCTTTGGGATATGCACTCTTTCGCTGATCGACGAAGAGGGCTTTCCCACTGCTTCAATCATGATGCCGTCAAGGTCAGAAGATATCAACTGGATTACATTCGGCACAATGCTCGACGAAAACAGAGCAAAAAGAGCTGCTAAATGCAATCGTGCCAGCGTCTGTTTCGGCACCGCCGAACACTGCATCAACCTGGTCGGCGAAATAGAGATCATCACCGCAGCTGACGTAAAGCGCGAAATGTGGTATGACGGTCTCTCACATCACTTCACAGGGTCGGACGACCCCAACTACTGCGTGTTAAAGTTCACGACTAAGCGCTACAAACTCTTCATAGACGGCGAGGACATAGCAGGCACGGTATAG
- a CDS encoding helix-turn-helix transcriptional regulator, whose product MISQKDIHTFEEKHRILLRTNEFICLLPHPNVREYISNYNITFPTRDIIPNGFTAIPSGCATISIENNNQNLSVHLDGPGTKPYTYGSQVNQLNMIVTIEFKPAGLYALTGIPQSHLADQSLSFEVIDLALSKLLSDAIEKAGNIYELINSLDTLLLENMYTTHCQQLMPALQNIIACSGNISIQEVSDNIHYSQRQLNRIFKQHVGVSAKSFSRLLRINKSFRLLKKADYSIMFISDVMAFYDLSHFARDFKSVCGVTPQEYRNNMSDFYINTSKF is encoded by the coding sequence ATGATTTCACAAAAAGACATACACACATTTGAAGAAAAGCATCGCATATTACTCCGAACAAATGAATTTATATGCCTGTTGCCTCATCCAAACGTAAGGGAATACATTTCAAATTATAACATTACTTTTCCTACAAGAGATATCATCCCTAACGGTTTTACTGCCATACCATCCGGATGTGCGACCATTTCCATTGAAAACAACAATCAAAATTTGTCCGTTCATTTGGACGGTCCCGGCACAAAACCATATACATACGGCAGTCAAGTCAACCAACTTAACATGATCGTCACCATAGAATTTAAGCCGGCCGGACTATACGCCCTTACAGGCATACCTCAAAGTCATTTAGCCGATCAATCACTTTCGTTTGAAGTCATTGATCTTGCATTAAGCAAGCTGCTCTCTGACGCAATCGAAAAGGCCGGCAATATTTACGAACTTATAAACAGCCTTGATACACTGTTGCTGGAAAACATGTATACAACACACTGCCAACAACTAATGCCGGCACTTCAAAACATCATCGCTTGTTCCGGCAATATCTCCATACAAGAAGTATCCGATAACATTCATTACAGCCAGCGTCAATTGAACCGAATTTTCAAACAGCATGTGGGCGTGAGCGCAAAATCGTTCTCAAGGCTGCTTCGGATCAACAAATCCTTTCGCCTGTTAAAAAAGGCCGATTACAGCATAATGTTTATTTCTGATGTTATGGCGTTTTACGACTTATCTCATTTCGCCCGCGATTTCAAGTCGGTATGCGGCGTTACGCCACAAGAATATCGCAATAATATGTCCGATTTTTACATCAATACGAGTAAGTTTTGA